From Cucumis melo cultivar AY chromosome 1, USDA_Cmelo_AY_1.0, whole genome shotgun sequence, a single genomic window includes:
- the LOC103495423 gene encoding pentatricopeptide repeat-containing protein At2g21090 produces MPSFSSQALKKPASFRPKSEQSPDSTRICIAQSLLDLSSQGRLPEALSYLDRLAQRGIRLPTSTFVDLLRLCAKAKYFKGGKCVHLHLKHTGFKRPTTIVANHLIGMYFECGRDVEARKVFDKMSVRNLYSWNHMLAGYAKLGEVHHARKLFDRMMEKDVVSWNTMVLAYAKKGCFNEAIGLYRDFRRLDMGFNAFSFSGVLILCVKLKELQLTKQVHGQVLVAGFLSNLVLSCSIVDAYAKCGKMGCARRLFDEMLVKDIHIWTTMVSGYAKWGDMNSASELFHQMPEKNPVSWTALISGYARNSLGHEALDYFTKMMKLGINPEQYTFSSCLCACASIAALKHGKQVHGYLIRTNFRCNTIVVSSLIDMYSKCGMLEASCYVFHLMGNKQDVVVWNTMISGLAQNGHGEKAMQMFNHMVESGVKPDRITFIVILSACSHSGLVQEGLQFFKAMTYDHGVLPDQEHYACLIDLLGRAGCFIELVNELENMSCKPDDRVWSALLGVCRIHNNIELGRKVAEHVIELKPQSSAAYVSLAGLYAFLGKWESVEKVRELMDEKFIRKERAISWIDVGNKIHSFIASDRLHPLKEEIYVLLEQLARHTEEELLTI; encoded by the coding sequence ATGCCATCTTTCTCTTCCCAAGCCTTGAAAAAACCCGCCTCGTTTCGCCCCAAGAGTGAGCAAAGCCCGGATTCAACTCGCATCTGTATCGCTCAGTCCCTTCTAGACCTCTCTTCTCAAGGTCGTCTCCCGGAAGCCCTTTCCTATCTCGACCGATTGGCCCAAAGAGGCATACGCTTACCCACTAGCACTTTTGTCGACCTCTTGCGACTCTGTGCCAAAGCCAAGTACTTCAAAGGAGGTAAATGCGTTCATCTGCATTTGAAACACACGGGTTTCAAACGCCCTACCACTATTGTAGCCAACCATTTGATTGGTATGTACTTCGAATGTGGCAGAGACGTAGAGGCACGGAAGGTGTTTGATAAAATGTCTGTTAGGAATTTGTACTCTTGGAACCATATGCTTGCTGGGTATGCTAAGTTGGGAGAAGTACATCACGCTAGGAAGTTGTTCGATAGAATGATGGAGAAGGATGTTGTTTCGTGGAATACTATGGTTCTTGCTTATGCTAAGAAGGGGTGTTTCAATGAAGCTATTGGATTATATAGAGATTTCAGAAGACTCGATATGGGGTTTAATGCGTTTAGTTTTTCTGGTGTTTTGATTCTTTGTGTGAAGCTTAAGGAATTGCAGCTTACGAAGCAGGTTCACGGGCAGGTATTGGTTGCTGGATTCTTGTCTAATTTAGTGCtttcttgttctatcgttgatgcATATGCAAAATGTGGAAAGATGGGATGTGCAAGGAGATTGTTTGACGAAATGCTCGTTAAAGACATCCACATATGGACCACAATGGTGTCTGGATATGCGAAATGGGGTGATATGAATTCAGCTAGTGAGTTGTTTCACCAAATGCCTGAAAAGAATCCTGTCTCCTGGACAGCTCTGATATCAGGCTATGCAAGAAACAGTTTGGGGCATGAAGCACTTGATTACTTTACAAAAATGATGAAGCTTGGAATTAATCCTGAACAGTATACATTCAGTAGTTGTCTTTGCGCTTGTGCCAGCATTGCTGCACTAAAGCATGGGAAACAAGTACATGGCTATTTGATCAGAACTAACTTCAGATGCAACACGATAGTTGTCAGCTCTCTTATTGACATGTATTCAAAGTGTGGGATGTTAGAAGCTAGCTGCTACGTTTTTCATCTTATGGGAAATAAGCAGGATGTTGTAGTGTGGAATACAATGATATCTGGCCTAGCTCAGAATGGTCATGGGGAAAAAGCAATGCAGATGTTCAATCACATGGTTGAATCAGGAGTTAAGCCTGATAGGATCACCTTCATTGTGATCCTTAGTGCATGTAGTCATTCAGGTCTCGTTCAAGAAGGACTTCAGTTTTTCAAGGCCATGACTTACGATCACGGTGTTCTCCCTGATCAAGAACATTATGCATGCTTAATTGACCTCTTGGGTCGAGCTGGATGTTTTATCGAGTTGGTAAACGAGCTAGAGAATATGTCTTGTAAACCTGATGATCGAGTATGGAGTGCCTTACTCGGAGTCTGTAGGATACACAACAATATAGAGCTTGGAAGAAAAGTGGCTGAGCATGTAATCGAGCTGAAGCCTCAATCTTCTGCTGCTTATGTGTCTCTGGCAGGTTTATATGCATTTCTTGGGAAATGGGAGTCAGTAGAAAAGGTGAGGGAACTAATGGACGAGAAATTTATAAGGAAAGAACGTGCAATTAGTTGGATTGACGTTGGAAATAAGATACATTCTTTCATTGCATCTGATAGATTACATCCATTGAAGGAAGAAATATACGTACTATTGGAGCAGTTAGCCAGACATACAGAAGAAGAACTTTTAACCATTTGA
- the LOC103495422 gene encoding uncharacterized protein LOC103495422, whose amino-acid sequence MAMTFQNGGLIHDENLNVQYTKGSAVAGKANAMNSQRKNGLSGRKPLGDLSNSRKPVINQSSKRQTTKNLTFIDEENGAGKTKNIPKGSEKVQKGTRKVLSDISNFGKNINHNTICEERFLHNHQDCIKAQNCLDKDQFLSIIGLDHSKELKISTTKKPDSPLKLEEMDEFAGFDESPKKLFLFGRRGFEPSSPCKSPESSPSPSIDHFSFLTDTNSIEFTLIKTP is encoded by the exons ATGGCAATGACATTTCAAAATGGTGGTCTCATTCATGATGAGAATCTCAATGTTCAGTATACTAAAG GATCGGCTGTTGCAGGGAAGGCTAATGCCATGAATTCACAAAGGAAAAATGGGCTTAGTGGGCGAAAGCCCCTTGGCGATCTATCAAACTCAAGAAAGCCAGTCATTAACCAATCATCAAAACGGCAGACCACGAAGAATCTCACATTTATTGATGAAGAAAATGGTGCAGGAAAAACGAAAAACATCCCAAAGGGATCGGAGAAAGTGCAGAAGGGTACTCGAAAAGTGCTCTCAGATATTTCAAACTTTGGAAAGAACATCAATCACAATACTATTTGTGAGGAGCGCTTCCTGCACAACCATCAAGACTGTATTAAAGCACAAAATTGCTTAGACAAGGATCAATTTTTGAGCATCATTGGACTTG ATCACTCTAAAGAGTTGAAGATATCCACCACGAAAAAG CCTGATAGTCCATTGAAGCTCGAGGAAATGGATGAATTTGCAGGATTTGATGAATCTCCAAAGAAGTTGTTTCTCTTTGGAAGAAGAGGATTTGAACCGTCATCACCTTGCAAATCCCCAGAATCATCACCTTCACCTTCAATAGATCACTTCTCTTTCTTGACGGATACCAATAGTATCGAATTCACATTGATAAAGACCCCATGA